One Qipengyuania aurantiaca genomic region harbors:
- a CDS encoding TIGR00730 family Rossman fold protein, translating into MTEEEKQKRDLKDRKFYPAQKEAEFEKKALKVHTPQTAHPSYKLAFQDKDFLLREELRPVRFQLELLKPEMILDEAGVGSTMVMYGSARIPPPEAAEEALAGAKDLPEDERKVVESLVAKSKYYGEARKLARMVTEKSIIEDGKRQFVVCSGGGPSIMEAANRGASDAGGESIGLNIILPHEQAPNQYVTPYLSLNFHYFALRKMHFLLRAKAVAVFPGGFGTFDEFFELLTLIQTGKMKPMPILLFGKDFWTRVVNFEAIAEEGTISKKDLDLFRWCETADEAWDHISAFYEL; encoded by the coding sequence ATGACAGAAGAAGAAAAGCAGAAGCGCGATCTGAAGGATCGCAAGTTTTACCCCGCGCAAAAAGAAGCCGAGTTCGAGAAAAAGGCCCTCAAGGTCCACACTCCGCAGACCGCGCATCCGTCCTACAAGCTGGCGTTCCAGGACAAGGACTTCCTCCTGCGCGAGGAATTGCGCCCGGTGCGTTTCCAGCTCGAGCTGCTGAAGCCCGAAATGATCCTCGATGAGGCGGGCGTGGGTTCGACCATGGTCATGTACGGCAGCGCGCGCATTCCTCCGCCGGAAGCCGCCGAAGAGGCGCTGGCCGGCGCCAAGGACCTGCCGGAGGACGAGCGCAAGGTCGTCGAAAGCTTGGTCGCGAAGAGCAAATATTACGGCGAGGCGCGCAAGCTGGCGCGGATGGTCACCGAAAAGTCGATCATAGAGGATGGCAAGCGCCAGTTCGTGGTCTGCTCGGGCGGTGGTCCCTCGATCATGGAAGCGGCCAATCGCGGGGCGAGCGATGCGGGAGGCGAAAGCATCGGCCTCAACATTATCCTGCCGCATGAGCAGGCGCCCAACCAGTATGTGACGCCCTATCTGTCGCTCAACTTCCACTACTTCGCGCTGCGCAAGATGCACTTCCTGCTGCGCGCCAAGGCGGTGGCGGTGTTCCCGGGCGGCTTCGGCACCTTCGACGAGTTCTTCGAACTGCTGACGCTGATCCAGACCGGCAAGATGAAGCCCATGCCGATCCTGCTGTTCGGCAAGGATTTCTGGACTCGCGTCGTTAATTTCGAGGCGATTGCCGAGGAGGGTACGATCTCGAAGAAGGACCTCGACCTGTTCCGTTGGTGCGAAACCGCGGACGAGGCCTGGGACCACATCAGCGCATTCTACGAGTTGTAA
- the thiD gene encoding bifunctional hydroxymethylpyrimidine kinase/phosphomethylpyrimidine kinase, with protein sequence MSERATPPRILSIAGSDSSGGAGIQADIKTITMLGGYAMTAITAVTAQNTRGVQGIEVMHPDLVMDQVDSCLADIGVDAIKIGMLGSPEIAMRLAERLDTFAGAIVFDPVMVATSGSVLADEATIAGFGALMDIATVVTPNLPELAALTGRETVGEEEVFEAALELAEAQDTIVLAKGGHAAGDQVIDYVVSASGKLASFGHARIDTRHTHGTGCTLSAALATMLAHGQPLTHAIRIARAFTRAAIEQAPGFGEGSGPLGHQAVRKLEADD encoded by the coding sequence GTGAGCGAGCGCGCCACGCCGCCCCGTATCCTGTCCATCGCCGGCTCCGATTCTTCGGGCGGCGCCGGGATCCAGGCCGACATCAAGACGATCACCATGCTCGGCGGCTATGCGATGACCGCGATCACCGCTGTCACCGCGCAGAACACGCGCGGGGTGCAGGGGATCGAGGTGATGCACCCCGATCTCGTGATGGACCAGGTCGATAGCTGTCTTGCCGACATCGGGGTCGACGCGATCAAGATCGGCATGCTCGGCTCGCCCGAAATCGCCATGCGGCTCGCCGAACGACTCGACACTTTCGCCGGCGCAATCGTCTTCGACCCGGTGATGGTGGCGACCAGCGGCTCTGTCCTGGCGGACGAGGCGACCATTGCCGGCTTCGGCGCGCTGATGGACATCGCCACGGTGGTCACCCCCAACCTGCCCGAACTTGCCGCGCTGACGGGCCGCGAGACGGTGGGCGAGGAAGAGGTGTTCGAGGCAGCGCTGGAACTGGCCGAGGCGCAGGACACCATCGTGCTGGCGAAGGGCGGCCACGCGGCGGGCGACCAGGTGATCGACTATGTCGTTTCCGCCAGCGGAAAACTCGCCAGCTTCGGCCACGCGCGGATCGACACGCGGCATACGCACGGGACGGGCTGCACGCTTTCCGCTGCGCTGGCGACCATGCTCGCCCACGGCCAGCCGCTGACCCACGCCATCCGCATCGCGCGCGCCTTTACCCGCGCCGCCATCGAACAGGCGCCGGGTTTCGGCGAAGGCAGCGGACCGCTTGGCCACCAGGCCGTGCGCAAGCTGGAGGCGGACGACTAG
- a CDS encoding DUF1272 domain-containing protein: MLEMRPDCERCGTDLPAEASGAFICSFECTYCADCADALDDLCPNCGGELMDRPTRAKDLQEKYPPSTTRKFKG; this comes from the coding sequence ATGCTGGAAATGCGTCCCGATTGCGAACGCTGCGGCACGGACTTGCCCGCCGAGGCGTCCGGCGCCTTCATCTGCAGCTTCGAGTGCACCTATTGCGCCGACTGCGCCGATGCGCTGGACGATCTGTGCCCCAATTGCGGCGGCGAACTGATGGACCGGCCCACCCGCGCGAAGGACCTGCAGGAGAAATACCCGCCCAGCACCACGCGGAAGTTCAAGGGGTGA